The Coffea eugenioides isolate CCC68of chromosome 8, Ceug_1.0, whole genome shotgun sequence genome has a segment encoding these proteins:
- the LOC113780457 gene encoding zingipain-2-like → HPPICKSSLTADLFENWCKQHGKTYPSEEEKQYRLRVFEDNYDYVTKHNSLANSTYTLSLNAFADLTHHEFKAKYLGFSASADGLIRLNRGSSSIGASGAVGKYDIPSSLDWRNKGTVTNVKDQGSCGACWAFSATGAIEGINEIVTGSLVSLSEQELIDCDRSYNNGCNGGLMDYTYEFVVKNGGIDTEQDYPFKGRDGTCNSNKLKRRVVSIDGYIDVPPNNEQELLQAVAAQPVSVGICGSERGFQLYSGGIFTGPCSTSLDHAVLIVGYDSKNGADYWIVKNSWGTSWGINGYIHIIRNSGNSAGVCGINMMASYPTKSSLNPPPSPPPGPTKCSLFSSCPAGETCCCSMEFLGLCLSWKCCDLESAVCCKDRLHCCPHDYPICDTKRNLCLRRMGNSTLVKQLKNGGRSGKFGDWSSLFAN, encoded by the exons CATCCGCCCATATGCAAATCTTCACTCACAGCTGATCTTTTTGAGAATTGGTGCAAACAACATGGGAAGACTTATCCTTCTGAGGAAGAAAAACAGTACAGACTCAGAGTCTTTGAAGACAACTATGACTATGTTACAAAACATAACAGTTTGGCAAATTCCACATACACCCTCTCCCTCAACGCCTTTGCCGATCTCACTCACCATGAGTTCAAAGCTAAGTATTTGGGTTTCTCGGCTTCTGCCGATGGTTTGATTAGATTGAATCGTGGGTCATCATCAATTGGAGCTTCTGGTGCTGTTGGTAAATATGATATCCCTTCATCCCTGGATTGGAGGAATAAAGGAACTGTCACCAATGTCAAAGACCAGGGAAGCTGTG GTGCATGTTGGGCATTTTCAGCTACCGGTGCAATTGAAGGTATCAATGAGATTGTCACTGGATCTTTAGTAAGCCTGTCTGAACAGGAGTTAATTGACTGTGATAGATCTTATAACAATGGCTGCAATGGTGGACTCATGGACTATACCTATGAATTTGTTGTAAAAAATGGTGGAATTGACACTGAACAGGATTACCCTTTTAAAGGTCGGGACGGGACATGCAACAGTAACAAG TTGAAAAGACGTGTTGTGAGTATAGATGGTTACATAGATGTACCACCAAATAATGAGCAAGAGCTTCTACAAGCTGTAGCAGCACAACCTGTGAGTGTTGGGATATGTGGCAGTGAAAGAGGATTTCAGTTATACTCTGGG GGGATATTTACAGGGCCATGCTCTACCTCTTTGGACCATGCTGTTTTGATTGTTGGTTATGATTCTAAAAATGGCGCGGATTACTGGATCGTGAAGAATTCGTGGGGAACAAGTTGGGGAATAAATGGTTATATTCACATAATTCGAAATTCTGGCAATTCAGCAGGTGTATGTGGGATTAACATGATGGCATCCTATCCTACTAAAAGTAGCCTCAATCCTCCACCATCCCCTCCTCCAGGTCCCACAAAATGTAGCCTCTTCTCCTCCTGCCCTGCAGGTGAAACCTGCTGCTGTTCAATGGAATTTCTGGGTTTATGCTTGTCATGGAAGTGTTGTGATCTGGAATCTGCTGTCTGCTGTAAGGACCGTCTTCACTGTTGCCCTCATGATTATCCAATTTGTGACACCAAAAGGAATTTGTGTCTCAGG AGAATGGGGAATTCCACGTTAGTTAAACAGCTCAAGAATGGAGGCCGTTCCGGAAAATTTGGTGATTGGAGTTCCCTCTTTGCGAACTAG